One genomic region from Marmota flaviventris isolate mMarFla1 chromosome 6, mMarFla1.hap1, whole genome shotgun sequence encodes:
- the Zscan26 gene encoding LOW QUALITY PROTEIN: zinc finger and SCAN domain-containing protein 26 (The sequence of the model RefSeq protein was modified relative to this genomic sequence to represent the inferred CDS: substituted 1 base at 1 genomic stop codon), whose protein sequence is MDAEKPSPMELLRIGSWIRGGRSTPENTVKRKFSKTEQSEIGDGNCIGEETRIKNGNLVLVTNSCGKVESSRKISEPIEALYEDSDLGREQAKPKEKTDYKCXECREGIIQHSDLIEHGLVPMGEKLSESEGCQSSTLTGHQKILSREKGHQCHECGKVFQRSSHLVRHQKIHLGEKPYQCKECRKVFSQNAGLLEHLRIHTGEKPYLCIHCGKNFRRSSHLNRHQRIHSQEEPCECKECGKTFSQALLLTHHQRIHSHSKSHQCNECGKTFSLTSDLIRHHRIHTGEKPFKCNVCQKAFRLNSHLNQHIRIHNEEKPYECNECGEAFRQKSGLFQHQRHHHKGKLA, encoded by the exons ATGGATGCAGAGAAGCCTTCCCCGATGGAGTTGCTGAGAATTGGAAGCTGGATACGTGGCGGCAG GAGTACTCCTGAGAATACAGTCAAAAGAAAGTTCTCCAAAACAGAGCAGTCTGAAATTGGGGATGGCAACTGCATTG GTGAAGAGACAAGGATTAAGAACGGGAATCTTGTTTTAGTGACCAACTCTTGTGGAAAAGTGGAATCATCTAGGAAAATTTCTGAACCTATAGAAGCTCTTTATGAAGACTCTGATTTGGGAAGGGAGCAGGCTAAGCCCAAGGAGAAGACTGACTATAAATGCTGAGAATGTAGGGAGGGAATTATCCAGCATTCAGACCTGATTGAACATGGACTTGTACCCATGGGAGAAAAGCTCAGTGAATCTGAAGGCTGTCAGAGTTCTACTCTTACTGGACATCAGAAAATTCTTTCTAGAGAGAAAGGTCATCAGTGCCATGAATGTGGGAAAGTCTTTCAGAGAAGCTCACATCTTGTCAGACATCAGAAAATCCATCTTGGTGAGAAGCCATATCAGTGCAAAGAGTGTAGAAAAGTCTTCAGCCAGAATGCAGGCCTTTTGGAACATCTCAGaatccatactggagagaaaccttatctATGTATCCATTGTGGAAAGAACTTTAGGCGTAGCTCTCACCTTAATcgacaccagagaattcatagtCAGGAGGAACCTTGTGAATGCAAGGAGTGTGGAAAAACATTTAGTCAGGCCTTGCTCCTCACCCACCATCAGAGAATCCACAGTCATTCCAAAAGCCATCAGTGTAATGAGTGTGGGAAAACCTTCAGTTTGACCTCAGACCTTATTCGACATCATAggattcacactggagaaaaacctTTCAAGTGTAATGTATGCCAGAAAGCATTCCGACTTAACTCACACCTCAATCAGCACATAAGAATCCACAACGAAGAAAAGCCCTATGAGTGTAATGAATGTGGAGAAGCCTTCAGACAGAAGTCAGGTCTCTTTCAGCATCAGAGACACCACCACAAAGGCAAACTGGCTTGA